Within the Anaerolineae bacterium genome, the region TCGCAGTTGCTTAGACTGTTTTGATTCGGGTTTGCTCTTTTTCATGGATTCAGATCCTCAGAATGAAATCAAGAAACAAAAAAACGTGGTCATTTTTGGTGGTAAACTCTTTTGGGGAATTAATATTCCCTGTTTTTTTAACCGTATATAACCCATATTGTCAACAAAATAGTGTTTATATACGTATAGTCTTCAGTGGAAATAAGGACTATTGTCCGTACTAATGGAGGGAAAAATGGATATAGTCCATAAAACGAAATTATTAAAATGGTTCGGTCAAAACCTGAAAAGGGTCAGAAAGGATAAGAACTATAGCCAGGAATCGCTGGCTGAAATCGCCGGAATAGATCTCTCCCATTACGGCGCAGTTGAAAGGGGAGAGAGGGCAATCACTATACAGAAATTGTTCCAGATAACCAGTGCGTTGAATATTCCGATGCGGTATCTTTTTTCTGGCGAGCCTGGTCGCCCTTCGAACGAGATGGAAGATAAGCTTGAAGTATTAATCGAATTCTTAAGAGAAAGGGATGCCGAAGATCTTGATTTATTTAACGATATCTTGCCAAAACTTATTGAATGGAAATACAAAAAATACTGAAAGAAAAAACCGCAGCTCTCGACTTTCTATGCACACAAATTTTTTCAAAGCTCATTGTCATTGTGCGTGTGTGCATTATTCCGCAACATCTCAATAACTTTTTCCATGTCTGGTGGAATAGAGTGTAGTTTCGGGACGCTCCTTGATAAATTGACATGTCAGGATACACGAGCAAAGCCATTATTCGGCACGGTGTTCTGAAGCAGGGGCTGAATTTTCTTAAAAAGCCTTTTATGCCGGAAGATCTGGCGCGCAAGGTGCGCAAGGTGCTGGACCAATAAATTGAATATTTTCGATTGAAGATTGAATATTTAGGGAATGCTACCGATGGCCCTGCAAGGCTTTGATGTGGGTACTTACGGGATGCTCCTCAGTTTATAAGTTTGTATCGTCAAGAATAGAACAGCTAAATCCTTTTTTTAGTTCATAGTTTCATGTCCAAGCCTGTAAAACAAAAAGCCCCATCCTTCATATGACTGAAGAAATGGGGCTTTATTTTTTTGTAATGATTGGTCACCTGCTGATCCTCCTGTTTGAGGTTCAAAAAACAGACCGAAATTAATCTTTGGAAATATACATTAGGTGAATATACAAGTCAATTTATTGTCTTTTTCGGGATTTAATGCTTACGAGATACGGATGCTATTCCTTTGAATTGCGGAGTTGTGATAACTTATCAGAGCAAATCATGATTCAGACAATTCTCATACAGGTAGTGTTTGCATATCACAAATTTTAAAGTGTTTCAATTTGTTACGTGAATAGCAGCTATACGTAACGAAAACATCTGCGGTTTATCCAGAAAATATTTTTATTGTATTA harbors:
- a CDS encoding helix-turn-helix transcriptional regulator, whose product is MDIVHKTKLLKWFGQNLKRVRKDKNYSQESLAEIAGIDLSHYGAVERGERAITIQKLFQITSALNIPMRYLFSGEPGRPSNEMEDKLEVLIEFLRERDAEDLDLFNDILPKLIEWKYKKY